One Halosegnis longus DNA window includes the following coding sequences:
- a CDS encoding PhnE/PtxC family ABC transporter permease — translation MATSDIQNVKERIESQQLVRRILGFFGLFVILGLTTLGMVYVEFTLAQFIQQFPIWLDSVSRFLQPDFIDLTLATRQEGIGGLGAIWYTLTNPWTIVEAAGQTQLSGSLLVPAAITTIIVGFTGTVLGFPLALLFGVLGSERVTPFPFNFIFRGTMSAIRSVPALVWVFIYIALFGISEKSAIIAIATDTIGNLGRLFTDELEEIDDGPIEAISSTGAGRAQTVIFGMLSQVSTSFIAWTLYVLEINTRIAISLGVVGAGGLGQYIKLKLQFGSDQAYAAAAAGLIMVMLIVVSVELISSRIRARLRPGEDTGKGLVETVRGLFDGNKWLGRTDTN, via the coding sequence ATGGCAACAAGCGACATTCAAAACGTCAAGGAGCGAATCGAGAGTCAACAGCTGGTCCGGCGCATTCTGGGCTTTTTCGGTCTCTTCGTCATCCTCGGATTGACCACGCTGGGGATGGTGTACGTCGAGTTCACGCTGGCGCAGTTCATCCAGCAGTTCCCTATCTGGCTCGACAGCGTCTCCCGGTTCCTCCAGCCCGACTTTATCGACCTGACGCTCGCCACCCGCCAGGAGGGAATCGGCGGGCTCGGCGCAATCTGGTACACGCTTACCAATCCGTGGACGATTGTCGAGGCTGCCGGCCAGACCCAACTCAGCGGGAGTCTGCTCGTCCCGGCCGCCATCACGACAATCATCGTCGGCTTCACCGGAACCGTCCTCGGCTTCCCGCTCGCGCTCCTGTTTGGCGTGCTCGGCTCCGAGCGCGTGACGCCGTTCCCGTTCAACTTCATCTTCCGTGGCACGATGTCCGCGATTCGCTCGGTGCCGGCGCTGGTGTGGGTGTTCATCTACATCGCCCTGTTCGGCATCTCTGAGAAGTCGGCCATCATCGCTATCGCGACCGACACCATCGGGAACCTCGGTCGCCTCTTCACCGACGAACTCGAGGAAATCGACGACGGCCCAATCGAGGCCATCTCCTCGACGGGTGCCGGCCGGGCACAGACGGTCATCTTCGGTATGCTCTCGCAGGTGTCCACCTCTTTCATCGCGTGGACGCTGTACGTGCTCGAAATCAACACCCGCATCGCCATCTCGCTCGGCGTCGTCGGTGCCGGCGGGCTGGGACAGTACATCAAGCTGAAACTCCAGTTCGGCAGCGACCAGGCGTACGCCGCGGCCGCCGCCGGACTCATCATGGTGATGCTCATCGTCGTCAGCGTCGAACTCATCTCCTCGCGCATCCGCGCCCGGTTGCGCCCCGGCGAGGACACCGGTAAGGGCCTCGTCGAGACCGTCCGCGGGCTGTTCGACGGGAACAAGTGGCTCGGCCGCACCGACACGAACTAG
- a CDS encoding uracil-DNA glycosylase, with product MDGLDVTACERCPELCASRSRIVNGVGPADADLLFVGEGPGANEDEQGEPFVGRSGTVLDDALRDAGLARGDVRITNCVRCRPPDNRDPTTGELDNCRKYLETEIERLDPELVVTLGKVPSEHLLGRSVGVTDEAGDLFDVRVGESAYRLLVSVHPAATLYDRSQEETFETAIARAAELAGVGDSESGQSRLGDY from the coding sequence ATGGACGGACTGGACGTGACGGCGTGTGAACGCTGTCCGGAGCTGTGTGCGTCGCGCTCGCGCATCGTCAACGGCGTCGGCCCGGCGGACGCGGACCTGCTGTTCGTCGGCGAGGGACCGGGCGCGAACGAGGACGAACAGGGCGAGCCGTTCGTCGGCCGCTCGGGGACGGTGCTCGACGACGCGCTCCGCGATGCGGGGCTCGCTCGCGGCGACGTGCGCATCACCAACTGCGTGCGCTGTCGCCCGCCGGACAACCGGGACCCGACGACGGGCGAACTCGACAACTGCCGCAAGTATCTGGAGACGGAAATCGAGCGGCTCGACCCCGAACTCGTCGTCACGCTCGGAAAGGTCCCCTCCGAGCACCTGCTCGGGCGGTCGGTCGGCGTGACGGACGAAGCCGGCGACCTGTTCGACGTGCGGGTCGGCGAGTCTGCCTACCGGCTGCTCGTCTCCGTGCATCCGGCGGCGACGCTGTACGATCGAAGTCAGGAAGAGACGTTCGAGACGGCGATTGCCCGCGCGGCCGAGCTCGCGGGCGTCGGCGACAGCGAGTCGGGACAGTCCCGACTCGGCGACTACTGA
- a CDS encoding endonuclease dU, with the protein MKQATRAVGIAESAGDGESTLAAAVVRADRSVDGLEYGRCTVGGLDATDAACSLLSRLDRPDAQYVLLAGIAPAWFNLFDLHRVHEQADRPVVSVSFEASAGLDAALAREFDGDALAARRGIYERQPPREQVAVNGERVWVRAVGTDDPEPIVRGFTPEGGRPEPLRVARLAARAGRRFRADS; encoded by the coding sequence GTGAAGCAGGCCACCCGGGCGGTCGGTATCGCCGAGTCGGCCGGCGACGGCGAGTCGACCCTCGCCGCGGCGGTCGTCCGCGCCGACCGAAGCGTCGACGGACTGGAGTACGGCCGCTGTACCGTCGGCGGGCTCGACGCGACCGACGCCGCCTGCTCCCTTCTCTCGCGGCTCGACCGACCAGACGCACAGTACGTACTGCTTGCGGGCATCGCGCCCGCGTGGTTCAATCTCTTCGACCTCCACCGGGTTCACGAGCAGGCCGACCGCCCCGTCGTCTCTGTCTCCTTCGAGGCGAGCGCGGGACTCGACGCCGCACTCGCCCGCGAGTTCGACGGCGACGCACTCGCCGCGCGCCGTGGTATCTACGAGCGACAGCCGCCGCGAGAGCAGGTCGCGGTCAACGGCGAGCGGGTGTGGGTGCGAGCCGTCGGGACCGACGACCCCGAACCGATTGTCCGGGGGTTCACGCCCGAGGGGGGTCGGCCCGAACCCCTCCGAGTCGCACGGCTCGCGGCCCGCGCCGGGCGGCGATTTCGGGCGGATTCTTAA
- a CDS encoding DUF5786 family protein, translating to MGFGSYDESEQENQEYDTDFEDEDGINAAEHDHDGEVSFDLDSSDELLDQFQEMQDDD from the coding sequence ATGGGATTTGGGAGCTATGATGAGTCCGAACAGGAGAATCAGGAGTACGACACCGACTTCGAGGACGAAGACGGCATCAACGCCGCGGAACACGACCACGACGGCGAGGTCTCCTTCGATCTGGACTCCAGTGACGAACTGCTCGACCAGTTCCAGGAGATGCAGGACGACGACTGA
- a CDS encoding MBL fold metallo-hydrolase — protein MDPIPVTADAEVFTCNAYLVPGETTTLVDAGAMEGVVEVIESHVESVDAVVLTHQHGDHVAQLDAVVDRFDPDVYAYADHDHRTHAIDDGDTVPIGDEAFDVVYTPGHADDHVSLVSDATLFSGDVVVYNDGAFDDGSFGRTDMAGQSRERLIESLQDLLPHLDGVEAMYAGHGDPFTGDVTEVVERALERAQRREPKYPE, from the coding sequence ATGGACCCGATTCCGGTCACCGCAGACGCAGAGGTGTTCACCTGCAACGCGTATCTCGTCCCCGGCGAGACGACCACGCTCGTCGACGCCGGCGCGATGGAGGGGGTCGTCGAGGTCATCGAGTCGCACGTCGAATCGGTCGACGCCGTCGTTCTCACCCACCAGCACGGCGACCACGTCGCCCAACTCGACGCCGTCGTCGACCGATTCGACCCCGACGTGTACGCCTACGCCGACCACGACCACCGGACCCACGCCATCGACGACGGCGACACCGTCCCAATCGGCGACGAGGCGTTCGACGTGGTGTACACACCGGGCCACGCCGACGACCACGTCTCCTTGGTCTCCGACGCGACGCTCTTCTCGGGCGACGTCGTCGTCTACAACGACGGAGCCTTCGACGACGGGAGCTTCGGGCGCACGGACATGGCCGGTCAGTCGCGCGAGCGACTCATCGAATCCCTGCAGGACCTCCTTCCGCACCTCGACGGCGTCGAAGCGATGTACGCGGGCCACGGCGACCCGTTCACGGGTGACGTGACCGAGGTCGTCGAGCGGGCGCTCGAACGCGCACAGCGCCGCGAGCCGAAGTACCCCGAATGA
- a CDS encoding tRNA (guanine(26)-N(2))-dimethyltransferase, giving the protein MNVSEGGVTIEVSETRDGASEGTGEGVFFNPTQELNRDLTVAVLDTWAEEQRDGPGTYLDAMCASGVRGVRAANAGWDVTCTDIDSDATELAARNLDRNDLAGETERTNVNAHLYEHHYDVVDLDPFGTVVPFLDAAFNGASELLCITATDTAPLCGAHFESGVRKYGVVPRNTEFHPEMGTRTLLSASVRTAARYDVAATPVFTHATSHYVRTYLALDSGASEANDRIDQLGYVDWCNHCYWRDHEHGLIADPVEECPHCGHATQTAGPLWLGPTHDQSFAAAVRENVTETMGEATKARRLCDRLEVERHDPTHYDQHELYGNWGESAIGMDDFLDALRDAGHPASRSHYGGTTFKTPASVGEIRDAVL; this is encoded by the coding sequence ATGAACGTATCGGAAGGCGGCGTCACCATCGAGGTGTCCGAGACGCGCGACGGCGCGAGCGAGGGGACCGGCGAGGGCGTCTTCTTCAACCCCACACAGGAGCTGAACCGCGACCTCACCGTCGCCGTCCTCGACACGTGGGCCGAGGAGCAACGCGACGGTCCCGGCACGTATCTCGACGCGATGTGCGCCTCCGGGGTCCGCGGCGTCCGCGCGGCGAACGCCGGCTGGGACGTGACCTGTACCGACATCGACAGCGACGCGACGGAGCTTGCGGCCCGGAACCTCGACCGCAACGACCTCGCGGGCGAGACCGAGCGCACGAACGTCAACGCCCACCTCTACGAGCACCACTACGACGTGGTCGACCTCGACCCGTTCGGGACGGTCGTGCCCTTCCTCGATGCGGCGTTCAACGGCGCGAGCGAACTGCTGTGTATCACGGCGACCGACACCGCCCCGCTGTGTGGTGCCCACTTCGAGAGCGGCGTCCGCAAGTACGGCGTCGTCCCGCGCAACACGGAGTTCCACCCCGAGATGGGAACCCGGACCCTGCTGTCGGCGTCTGTTCGGACCGCGGCCCGGTACGACGTGGCCGCGACTCCCGTCTTCACTCACGCGACCAGCCACTACGTCCGGACGTATCTCGCACTCGATTCGGGCGCGAGCGAGGCGAACGACCGCATCGACCAGCTCGGCTACGTCGACTGGTGTAACCACTGCTACTGGCGCGACCACGAGCACGGACTCATCGCCGACCCTGTTGAGGAGTGTCCACACTGCGGCCACGCCACGCAAACCGCGGGCCCGCTGTGGCTCGGCCCGACCCACGACCAGTCGTTCGCCGCCGCCGTCCGCGAGAACGTCACCGAGACGATGGGCGAGGCGACGAAGGCCCGGCGGCTCTGTGACCGCCTCGAAGTCGAGCGCCACGACCCCACCCACTACGACCAACACGAACTGTACGGCAACTGGGGCGAGTCGGCTATCGGGATGGACGACTTTCTCGACGCGCTCCGGGACGCCGGCCACCCGGCCTCCCGCAGCCACTACGGCGGAACGACGTTCAAGACGCCGGCGTCGGTCGGCGAGATTCGCGACGCCGTCTTATAA
- a CDS encoding YihY/virulence factor BrkB family protein, giving the protein MRRLARDVYAVGRRADVSTLAGALAYFAFVALVPLGVLFVVAIATLVGEPTGSRVLALLAETLEPGVGSLIESNVRDARGRFEATLLGTATLAFGGVRLFQTLERGFASIYGERRGRSRSAALRDVAVVALADGLALAVLGVAGSHLVHGVSDGWVAPVGTVFLFAGLVCAVLPTFAVFPSASVGAREALPGAALSAGSWTLATVAVRWYATTGGPWQYGALGVVVLSLGWLYVGGLVVLVGAALNAVLGGHVDPDEAWHPGDY; this is encoded by the coding sequence ATGCGCCGTCTCGCTCGCGACGTGTACGCCGTCGGTCGCCGGGCCGACGTGTCGACGCTCGCGGGAGCACTCGCGTACTTCGCGTTCGTCGCGCTCGTCCCGCTTGGCGTGTTGTTCGTCGTCGCGATAGCCACGCTGGTCGGCGAGCCGACCGGCTCGCGGGTGCTCGCGCTCCTCGCTGAGACGCTCGAACCCGGAGTCGGCTCGCTCATCGAGTCGAACGTGCGCGACGCCCGCGGTCGGTTCGAGGCGACGCTGCTCGGCACGGCGACGCTCGCGTTCGGTGGGGTCCGGCTGTTCCAGACGCTGGAGCGGGGCTTCGCCAGCATCTACGGCGAGCGCCGCGGGCGGTCGCGGTCGGCGGCCCTCCGAGACGTGGCCGTGGTCGCGCTCGCCGACGGCCTCGCGCTCGCCGTCCTCGGTGTGGCCGGGAGCCACCTCGTCCACGGCGTCTCTGACGGCTGGGTTGCACCCGTCGGCACCGTCTTCCTGTTCGCCGGACTCGTCTGTGCCGTCCTCCCGACGTTCGCCGTCTTCCCGTCCGCGTCAGTGGGTGCGCGCGAAGCCCTCCCGGGCGCGGCGCTGTCGGCGGGGAGTTGGACCCTCGCGACGGTCGCCGTCAGGTGGTACGCCACCACCGGCGGACCGTGGCAGTACGGCGCGCTCGGAGTCGTCGTGCTCTCGCTCGGCTGGCTCTACGTCGGCGGGCTGGTCGTACTCGTCGGTGCAGCGCTCAACGCCGTGCTCGGCGGCCACGTCGACCCCGACGAGGCGTGGCATCCCGGCGATTATTAG